A genomic window from Candidatus Nitrospira nitrificans includes:
- a CDS encoding acyloxyacyl hydrolase encodes MTSLVRQFTALAFGTMMTASFAQAGDVSPTITVGTQEVGLTAGYIFSHRLTHLHKTQQHGPALMPSWMITLTDPVGDGWYRGQVSLGAEMVYLEFREPLLTHGIGFTPRIKYTFVALGRLRPYVEFTGGPFWTDLGGRIREQANEFNFILSGGVGVSWFITPQLAFNAGYRFHHISNAGTAFPNLGLNASLPFAGFSFFF; translated from the coding sequence ATGACTTCGCTCGTTCGACAGTTCACGGCCCTGGCATTCGGAACGATGATGACGGCGTCCTTCGCCCAAGCCGGAGATGTCTCGCCCACCATCACGGTCGGCACGCAAGAGGTCGGACTCACCGCCGGCTACATATTCTCGCATCGCCTGACCCATCTGCACAAGACCCAACAACACGGACCGGCGCTGATGCCCTCCTGGATGATCACGCTGACCGATCCGGTGGGCGACGGCTGGTACCGCGGACAAGTCTCGCTCGGCGCGGAGATGGTCTACCTGGAGTTCCGAGAACCGTTACTGACGCACGGCATCGGGTTCACGCCGCGGATCAAATATACATTCGTCGCCTTGGGTCGGCTGCGGCCCTATGTGGAATTCACCGGCGGACCGTTCTGGACCGATCTGGGGGGCCGGATTCGGGAACAAGCCAACGAGTTCAATTTTATCCTGTCGGGTGGCGTAGGTGTGTCATGGTTCATCACACCACAACTCGCTTTCAACGCCGGGTATCGCTTCCATCACATTTCCAATGCCGGCACCGCCTTTCCAAATCTTGGTCTGAACGCGAGCCTCCCCTTTGCGGGATTTTCATTCTTTTTCTGA
- a CDS encoding tetratricopeptide repeat protein yields the protein MDIDAFRRMVTKNPRGFLGRYGLGNKILQENGSSEEAVEHLTVATQLDPTHVASHLALGRALIRLGRNAEATPVLTAGIDAVLSGRSNGGKDLVPEMQELLRSL from the coding sequence ATGGATATTGACGCGTTTCGCCGGATGGTGACCAAGAATCCCAGGGGATTTCTCGGCCGCTATGGGCTCGGCAATAAGATTCTTCAGGAAAACGGCAGCAGCGAAGAAGCGGTCGAGCATCTGACGGTCGCCACACAATTGGACCCGACCCATGTAGCCTCTCACTTGGCCTTAGGCCGTGCGTTAATCCGACTGGGTAGGAATGCCGAGGCCACACCTGTTCTGACGGCAGGGATCGACGCGGTGCTTTCTGGCCGATCGAATGGCGGCAAGGACCTCGTGCCCGAGATGCAGGAGTTGCTGCGCTCGCTGTGA